Below is a genomic region from Henckelia pumila isolate YLH828 chromosome 3, ASM3356847v2, whole genome shotgun sequence.
AAAATCAAATTAGATAATAACCCAACAATTGCGCTGATTCATTTCTTGCTTGATATATCGGATTCTTTGTCTGACAACTTCAAACAAGAGTATAAGAGAAACCAGAGGTTTGATGGAACTACATAATATCATCTTTAAACACTAGTGTATCTTTCGATTTCTCTTTATTTGCTTAATCCATTGTATCACTCCGGGAACAGATACACAATATAATATGCAcgcaccatatatatatatatatatatatatatatatatatatatatatatatatatttatatattgttgttgttgttccCCTGCACCAAGGGTGCAGGGGGCACCACATGTgtctttaatttttaatttttttttatttttttttaaatttgaaattcacCTAACCTACCCATCTCCCACACCCTATCCCTATCCATCACGCCTCTCACCCATTAATCTCGCTGTCCACTCTCCTCCCTCCAATATCACCGGTCGGCTCCAATCTCCATCGCAGCCGCCACCAGCACCACCACCGAGACTGAGACCGAGATCGAGACCTCCTCTTGCGCCACCACCAAGTCCACCACCGTGACCAATCCCACCACCTAACCTCCACCACCTAGTCCACCACCATGACCGATTCCACCACCAGCACCTCCCCCTAGTCCTCCACCATGGCCAATCCTACCACCAACACCTCCACCCAGTCCGTCGCCACCACCTAGCTTCCCACCATGACCAATTCCACCTCTTAGACCTCCACCATGGCCAATCCCAATTTCCACAACAAAAGCCCCCAAATTCCACGTAAAACTGGAAAAAAACACATGGTGCGCCAGCTAGGCTGGTCGGTCGATGGACAGGTCGGGCATGCATTGGTTGGTGATGGTGGTCGGGCATGGGGGTGGTCGGTCGATGCGGCAGCTGCTTCTATGCTTCGCCTTCTAGAAGAAGACGAATCTCATAAATTGGgcccaatttttaaaaaaaataataataaaaaaataaaatggcgCCCCATTTTTCCCTGCAcccaagttatatatatatatatatatatatatatagagagagagaggaattttcagctgcccaaccatgttttcccacttggtccgcgaccactaaaatccggtagtgggttttagtgatgcaaaaaatacaaaacaaaaaccactaaaacccactatcgggttttagtggtcgcataCCAAGTGCGGAatatggttgggcagctgaaaatttctctctctctatatatatatatagatatataagaGAAAACACAAATGAAACATTAAATCCAAACGAACACAATATACTAATATTTAATCCAAAAAACACACAATATAATATGGAgattaattaatcatttattaACATTATTCATATGTCCGCACCCGATAACCAGGTTTTTAACCATCGTGTGGCCGATGGTCAGCGTCTCCATCGTTAAGTTATACCCTTAGGCATCGTTTGGTGTGAAAAATAACATTTGGTTGATTAATCATCATTGTTATGTCTAATGATTGGCTCAAGTTCTTTCAAGGATTGGTTTCATGCACTATtgtctagtccaagtatattattttaaaatccttAGATTATTTATCCATCATTATCTAACCGGCCGAGTGATTTgattttgtaattaattaacataaaaagaTCGTAGTACTGCGCATGAGGTCAAAGAAGAAGGGAGGAAAGAATTGAGTGGTATTTCAAGGCGCGCCCAATAAGTGGCCTTTGACATGTTTTGATCAGTATGCGATGCCGCCCGCGAGCTTTTTCTAGGATTCTCGGCGGCATACGGGAGGTTACATTTGCGTCGAGTTACGTTTTGGCCATTGCACTGCCTAGGCAACAGTTTGGTGTGGTGCAGGGCAGCAGCCAAACGAACAGGAAGGTAGCACCAAATAATAATATTGGTATTGGGATTTCCAAGACTTAAATCTTGTGATCGATGTCCATCGTGATGATTTTGGTAAATTTGCTCTACTCGCGGCCTCGCGCAATCTGCTAAGGTTTTCGCATAATTAAAAACCAACACAAATTAAGAACCCATCATTTCACGTAAATAATAATCGGGTTCCCTTaatttgtgtgtgtttttttagtcaaattttttatttttatgtcgaAAAATATTAACATGCAACCAAATATTAATGTAGCCTTGGATATtgttgatttatatatatatatatatatatatatatatatatattttgttgatTTGTTTTATATATGTCGTGTTAACTCATTAATTTGACAAATGAATGAAATCgtaaacaaaatgtaaattaattaatggacGTCAATGGACATACATGCTTAATTTTGATCATGTAgggatttttttattattttctataataataataatacaaatttGAATGCAAAAGCAAAGCCGAGAAAAGGTAttggtatttatttatttatgcatgcatgcatgcagtTATATATTATTCCACTAATTTCTCAACTTACGTAATTAATTACTACGTACGCATGTCACATAAATGCACCGCCCTCCTTATATTGTGTCTCAATCTTACAAAAACAAATGATTATAATGAATGTGTTAATGGGCTGTTTAACTCACAGCTTATATCTAtattcttttatatttttttccccTATAAATATACCAGTTTCATTTGTGAATTTACCTTCATGtgctctttattttttttctttatttatttctctaatttcattttatttatttaatacttTGATTGGGTTTAATTGTGTGAGAGTTGGCCAAGtggaattaattattattattaattttctatattctatattttttcctataaatataccagttttatttgtgaatttacCTTCATgttctctttattttctttctttatttatttctctaattttatttatttatttaatacttTGATTGGGTTTAATTGTTTGAGAGGTGACCAAGTGAAATTAATTATtgttattaattataaattaatgaCTAATTTAATACTTTGATTGGTGCATGCACCATCACCTGCCTCGCGTAATTAATATCTCTCAtcaaaaaatgatattttttaggGTAGAGTTCAACCTAGCATATGGATATtaccccaatgatagatctaatgtccTATGATTTGGCACGTCAACAATATAACATTAATTACGCTTATGTGTAAAAATAAGAACCATTGGATGCATGATTTTGGTATTACCCATATGCTAGGATCTCATCGACCATTTTCGAGATACATGACTGATGGTCTTCTATAGCATAGTTTGCAATGCATGAATGCTGGTCTTCTCGGGCATATAATAGCAAACTCGCGGTGTGTTCCATAATTTTTCCTCTGTTTTTCTTCAAGAGAGAATTCGTGGATATGTATCATATTTTTCGGCTGTTGATTGggccaacaaaaaaaaaaggcttttagtttttgttttgtCATTTATTAATGATAACGATAATTTTGTTTTTAGTTTATGCTTGTGCTTATTCAATTCAAATTGGTCTTATTTTATGGTTTCAGGAATTGTAGATGTGAATGacttctcttttccttttcacGTGACTATAATAAAAAATACCTATGGTGACATTTTTATGCGGACATTTTTTTCAAAAGTGTTGTTACAAAAAGTTTATAATGAcacttgtaaaaaaaaaataatttccattaaaaaataaatatcctATTAAACTACTTATAATAACACTTTTAATAGATGTAGGTTATAAATGGAGggaacatatttattttttccctcttggttattttattaatttgtttttcacaaattttaagataacaataataataacaacaacaacaataataataataataataataataataaatagaaaCAAACGTGCTCAAGAAATCCCAAAAAATCAGCTCACACTTTCACCCTCATCCAACGAAGAGCCAGCAATCAAAATTCTTCATTCTCCTTGCAATCCCTCCGTCAATCCTTCATAAAGAATCTGCAGATTCACACTCCAGTTGTGCAATAGAAGCCCATTGAAAACAATGCAGAATTGACACTCAATTTCGTTTTTTCACCATTTTCCGTGAGATCTCATCTCCATTTCCCCTATTGATATGCAATTACTGTTTGGGATCTGATTAAATCACTTGATTAGGTGGAGGAATGGCATGAGCAACGCCGACACTATTCTTATTGGACATAAAGGGTGGGGTTTTGGTGTGGCGAGACTAATCTATCGTGCAGACGTCTCCATGATGCAAGCCGAGCCTTTCTTCACCAAGCTCATTCAGAAAGAGGTTTCACTTATTCGTGTGTTTATTATGTGCATGCTGCTTGTCTGTTTGATCAATTCTTCtgtttttttgtttgatttttgttaTTACTGTTTAGTGTACTGATGATCTGCATTTTTGTGCATTGAAGATGCATAAAATATTGAACAATCTATTTTGTCTATTATGAAAGTGAGATAATTTGGGTGGGTTAGATTAGTTATAGTTTGATCTGATCTcatctttttcatttttattgaaCAACCTTTGTACGTGAAATGAAAAATTAAGTTGATTGATGATTTCAGAGGTTTGGATGATCACTTGAGTTGTAGGAAAACtcataataattattaaaatcctataaGGTGGCATAAAGGCACATACCCCATTTTCGTACCTATAGACATGCCAAACCTCTAGCTCTTTACTTAAGCATGCACCTTGTGAATAAAACAAGCACCTTGGAGGCCCAAAATGTGCCTTCAATGAATGGATCACCTATTTAAGtgaaataaatttaatagccttacatatttatttgtatactctaaattatatatttgttattgttgttaaATAGCAATTTACTAGATTTGTAACTAGTATACAAATCTTTTATACTGGACATTGATAAGTACTAGTATACAAATCTTGTATACTTTGTGCGATATTTTGAGACGATTTTAGATACGTGATAACTAGtgaaactttcaattaattgggTATTCAAGTTAGAATACCCAATTAATTATCTGGTGCAAATTTGGGTAGAGGGCAATTATTTGGGATCATTTTCCTTAATTATCATGATGTGAGTTGATTTATACATATATTCAGCTGTAGTGTTACTCTTGAATTGTCACTTTTCCCACAAAATATTGTTGAGGTCTggtagaaagaaaaaataatatacTTGTGCATAACTTCCATATTTGATTCATCTTGTCAAGTTTTAATGTGTAGGAATCCCAGATATTTGGTAGTGTTGGCATTGCCTACCTTCCATTGGGAATGATGCCCTCATTTATCCACTGCCCAAAGGCTGTTATCACCCGTTCGCAGTTTATCAAGGTACCTTACTCATGTTTCTGATGGACTTCACCCTTTTCTGTATCGGCCTGGGAAAAAGTTTATTTTTTCAGAAGTTTCAGTCAATGCATACAATTTCATGTGAGTCTTATATGCTATGGCCTGTAGGAAGCTACTAAACTGTGAAAAAATGCAAAAGAACTGAAAAAAATAGCTGATGCTCTTCATCAGGAAGAAATAAGTGGTAGTAAGTGTAAAAAATGACGCAAAATTGTGAGAAGTGTAGAAAAGGTTTGTGTGTCTGTCTGTCTTTTGCTGTTTTGTTATCTTTTGTGTGTCTCATTCGGTGTTTAAAAAGGCGTAGCGTTGGTCTGTAGCATTTTTATCCTGCGATAGCGTAGCGTAAATAGCGCAGCGCATAGCGTAAGTTATTTGTGCAcgtcaattatttaattaaaaaatagaaatatgCTTATATAAGTAAATAGGTGAGATAATTAGTTATGAAATCATAATAATTTAGAAAGTCTTACAACTAAAACGACATAATCTAAAAATAATCGGATCTAGGGTTCATCTTTACCTCTGAAGTCAGCTCTAGAAAGTTTCAATTCTGAATCGGCTCTAGTTTTCTTCGCGTGAAGACTTCTGAATCGGTTCTAGGGCTTGGACGTGGGAATCGGCTTGGATGTACAAGTTATAggtcaaataaataaatttatgggCTTTTATTTTTAGGCCCAAAAAGCGTGGGCTATCACCAGAAAAGCGCAATAGCGCACGCTATTTGCTTCTAGGCGCGCCTCACCCACAAATAGCGTGTGCTATTGAAGCAAACCGCTAAGGACCGAGCGCTATATAGCGCTCGGCATGAAAAGTGCGCTATAGCGGGCTACGTATAGCGCGCTTTTGGAAACACTGGTCTCATTTGACTCTTTATAGTTTTTCGAGTTGCAGTTTCTTTATTGTAATTCTAAAAGGTGATATGTTTGTCACATTTTAACCATCCAATAACTATGCAGGGACTACTACTTTTGGAAGAGGACGTGAAATCTTTGGAAGAAATGTATCCTCAAGGAGAAAAGGTTAACAAATGAAAAGGATAAATTATAGCTTTCTTTTTCAAAAgaaaagtatttttaaaaaaaagaacagAAAAGGAGGGtaacaccaaaaaaaaaaaactaatggaGGTGTCTATTCTATTCAGCTGAGACATCTTGGGCTATGACTGTTCTTGGTTACTTGCGAAACTGGTGTTTGGAGTTATAGGGTATGTCCTTTCTTGTGACTTTTCTGATGCAATCTTGAATTTCCTTTTTAAATTATCGATGCAAAACTAGTAATCTTGGGATGTGGCTCATATTTTTTTggtaataaaaatatttctgaTTAAATAATATCTGAATTGATGATTGGTCTTTGAATTCATGTTGCTAGTTATGGTTCTTTTCACTCGATGATTAACTATAATTTGGTAAAGTTAACTTCTCTTCTGGCTCTACATTATCTTGGGTATAAATTTGAACAGATTCAGAGGGAGATTGCTACAATGCAATTGATAAAGCATCCCCAAGTTGTTCAATTATACTTGCTAGTTtttcttttaatgattttaGTTTCTACTTCTTTCCACGGAAGAGAGTATTTCGCTTGTGCTCCTACTGGTTCTGGAAAACTTGCATTTTTCTGCCCAATACTTATCAAACTTCACGAAACTTCAGGTATTTATAAAGCGTGAAGTTTTAAGGTGCTGTAAAATACTTTTGAAAAATTCTATTTAGCAATCTCTTGTCATCAGCAGGCTTCAAAGGACGGTGTTATATGATATGAGCTAAGGAACTATACGATGAGCTGAAATATGACAATGTTCGAGATGATGTCATACATGTTTATCTTTCTAAAATACAGGTATATTTGCTTAATGTGTGGTTGAAATGTTTGAAATTTTAGCTTCAAGATTTCCTTAACGTCAATCAATAGaagaagagagagagagagtgcgGTTGAAAACTTTCGATCTGGAAAAACGTGGGTTTTGATTGCCATCGATGTTTACACTTGATCTGTCATATACTTTAGTAAACTTGATTAAAACTGTCGTTATTAGCTATAGTTTTCAGTACAGTTGTATTGTTCAATCCTATAATTGGTACAAGAGACTAGGGTACGTGTTTAGTCtcattaattataaaattagtGCAATTATAGCAGGGGATAGTTCGGTGGTATCAGTCATTCCACTTTCTTGTTTGGCTATGTAAGGCGCGATGAGTGAATTGTCTTACGACAATTGAAATGTTTTACCTGGGTATTTTGGGTAAacatcataaatttttttatgctcTGCGCTTCAAACTCACATATAGAACGTCTATCTTAAATATTCATTACATTAAAAACTATCAAAAGTTGTCTGTTTGTATTCTGTTCAAATTATTCCTTGCATTTTATCATGTTTTCTGGCCTTTCATAAAGGTCGTTCGGGTATGGATAAAAGATGCGTAGAGGCGATAACCTTATACACATAAGCTGATGGTCCAAATGTTGATCCTTTAACCGTTCGAATCTTTGAGAAGTTGCTTGCTTTTGATCCCAAGGATTGTCCAgctgttaaatattttttggttattttgttGGTGGATATCCCACTTAGAAGTAAAACGTTTGTAAGTTGGAAAGACAAATATGATAATCATGTATCAATATTTTGGAttctttgatattttttatttatgttttaagtTAAGTTAATTTGTTATCTACCGGAATTGTGGAGTGAAAATGGCTATTTATTTcgtaatacataattttttggTGTCTTGATGAAGCATCAAAACTAAGCAGATAGATATGTGATTCTAACACTGTGTTTGGATCACAAGAATTGGACGGGATTTGGTGGGATTTGAAATTGGAAATACCGTTTCACTGTTTGGCAACTTGAGATTTCAAAACGGGATTGGTATTTGGTGGGATTTGATGGGATTTCAATTAGTTATGTGAAATCTTGACAAAATTGGTCGGATTTCACGGTATTTCAcgggatttgagtttataaagcaataaaattatttttaataataaattcatatactttacttatatattttaagattttttttataattttttttataaaatatcatttatccaaatccaaatccaattccaaattcCATTTTTTAGACATCCAAACACACTGTAAAGCTAATAAATGAGATTTCAAAATGTCCttataaaaagaaaaatagtGACACTTTTAAATGTTCATATAAATTAGTATAAGAGACATTTATATATGTCACAATAATATGGCTAAAATGACATTTTAAACTGACAAAATAAATTACTTATAGTGACACTTTTTATTgtcattataaataaatatacaagaCAAACATACGTGTCATTTCAAATAATCTTTCTTAACATTTTATATTGTCTTAAATTTTTAATTCGTGACACTTATAAAGTCGGTATTAATATGTTATCTTGACATTAAAAAACGTCACAAAGGCTAAGACGACATTAGAATAGAGAACATTTATCGTTAGTGTTACCAAAACTTTAATGTCACTAAAAGTTCCATATAAGAGCAATTATTTGTGTCGTTAAAGGCCATTATTCTTGCAGACGAGGGCATCCCCATGATAAATCTCTTGTAAAAGTTTATATTGTGTTACACGTGTATCATATAACTACCACATCAAAATTTAATAACCCAATTTTATTATCATAAATCTCTTCAACTATTTTATGGGTGTCACTGAGTCTCGGTGTTAATAATTGCGGATTGCATGCATGAACACTACTTAAGTGTTGTTGGATTTTGAATATTGTGTAGAATAAAAATGTTTGGTTTGTGTCTTGACAAATGTCTCGACAAATTCTGAAACAAAACACCAAAAAACATGCTTAAGTCAAAGCTAGAGTTAGATTCTATCTCATTAAGATTAATCTGACCCACATACAGACACGATGTTAGTGAAACACAATAATTATCTCCCTATATACAAAGACTTACATTTTGTAATAGAAGCACTTAAAATTAACTCGGCGACCTATTTTGTTCGATGACTATGCAGTTGATCATGACTTTCGGGATATATCTCTAGCTTAGCTTTCACCTTCTAGTCCAGCTCAGGATGTTAAAAGCGCTACATTCGCGTCTCAGTGTCTGTTTGGATTTTTCCTAGCTAGAGTCGGGGATTTTGCTGTCTTTTTGCTGCTCAGGATGACTTTTGCTTATGATTTGTTAATTGTCACTGATATTTTGTGTATATTCACTCAGTTCCTAGGGTTGTCTTGGTCTGATTTTTAATTGTTTGGATGTGACTATTTTCAATGTGTGGCCTTTTGagg
It encodes:
- the LOC140891841 gene encoding LIMR family protein Os06g0128200-like, with the protein product MSNADTILIGHKGWGFGVARLIYRADVSMMQAEPFFTKLIQKEESQIFGSVGIAYLPLGMMPSFIHCPKAVITRSQFIKGLLLLEEDVKSLEEMYPQGEKLRHLGL